A genomic stretch from Gorilla gorilla gorilla isolate KB3781 chromosome 20, NHGRI_mGorGor1-v2.1_pri, whole genome shotgun sequence includes:
- the MBD3 gene encoding methyl-CpG-binding domain protein 3 isoform X2: protein MERKSPSGKKFRSKPQLARYLGGSMDLSTFDFRTGKMLMSKMNKSRQRVRYDSSNQVKGKPDLNTALPVRQTASIFKQPVTKITNHPSNKVKSDPQKAVDQPRQLFWEKKLSGLNAFDIAEELVKTMDLPKGLQGVGPGCTDETLLSAIASALHTSTMPITGQLSAAVEKNPGVWLNTTQPLCKAFMVTDEDIRKQEELVQQVRKRLEEALMADMLAHVEELARDGEAPLDKACAEDDDEEDEEEEEEEPDPDPEMEHV, encoded by the exons CCCGAGCGGGAAGAAGTTCCGCAGCAAGCCGCAGCTGGCGCGCTACCTGGGCGGCTCCATGGACCTGAGCACCTTCGACTTCCGCACGGGCAAGATGCTGATGAGCAAGATGAACAAGAGCCGCCAGCGCGTGCGCTACGACTCCTCCAACCAGGTCAAG GGCAAGCCCGACCTGAACACGGCGCTGCCCGTGCGCCAGACGGCGTCCATCTTCAAGCAGCCGGTGACCAAGATTACCAACCACCCCAGCAACAAGGTCAAGAGCGACCCGCAGAAGGCGGTGGACCAGCCGCGCCAG CTCTTCTGGGAGAAGAAGCTGAGCGGCCTGAACGCCTTCGACATTGCTGAGGAGCTGGTCAAGACCATGGACCTCCCCAAGGGCCTGCAGG GGGTGGGACCTGGCTGCACGGATGAGACGCTGCTGTCGGCCATTGCCAGCGCCCTGCACACTAGCACCATGCCCATCACGGGACAGCTCTCGGCCGCCGTGGAGAAGAACCCTGGCGTATGGCTCAACACCACGCAGCCCCTGTGCAAAGCCTTCATGGTGACCGACGAGGACATCAG GAAGCAGGAAGAGCTGGTGCAGCAGGTGCGGAAGCGGCTGGAGGAGGCGCTGATGGCTGACATGCTGGCACACGTGGAGGAGCTGGCCCGTGACGGGGAGGCGCCGCTGGACAAGGCCTGCGCTGAGGACGACGACGAGgaagacgaggaggaggaggaggaggagcccgACCCGGACCCGGAGATGGAGCACGTCTAG
- the MBD3 gene encoding methyl-CpG-binding domain protein 3 isoform X1: MERKRWECPALPQGWEREEVPRRSGLSAGHRDVFYYSPSGKKFRSKPQLARYLGGSMDLSTFDFRTGKMLMSKMNKSRQRVRYDSSNQVKGKPDLNTALPVRQTASIFKQPVTKITNHPSNKVKSDPQKAVDQPRQLFWEKKLSGLNAFDIAEELVKTMDLPKGLQGVGPGCTDETLLSAIASALHTSTMPITGQLSAAVEKNPGVWLNTTQPLCKAFMVTDEDIRKQEELVQQVRKRLEEALMADMLAHVEELARDGEAPLDKACAEDDDEEDEEEEEEEPDPDPEMEHV; encoded by the exons gaagAAGTGCCCAGAAGGTCGGGGCTGTCGGCCGGCCACAGGGATGTCTTTTACTATAG CCCGAGCGGGAAGAAGTTCCGCAGCAAGCCGCAGCTGGCGCGCTACCTGGGCGGCTCCATGGACCTGAGCACCTTCGACTTCCGCACGGGCAAGATGCTGATGAGCAAGATGAACAAGAGCCGCCAGCGCGTGCGCTACGACTCCTCCAACCAGGTCAAG GGCAAGCCCGACCTGAACACGGCGCTGCCCGTGCGCCAGACGGCGTCCATCTTCAAGCAGCCGGTGACCAAGATTACCAACCACCCCAGCAACAAGGTCAAGAGCGACCCGCAGAAGGCGGTGGACCAGCCGCGCCAG CTCTTCTGGGAGAAGAAGCTGAGCGGCCTGAACGCCTTCGACATTGCTGAGGAGCTGGTCAAGACCATGGACCTCCCCAAGGGCCTGCAGG GGGTGGGACCTGGCTGCACGGATGAGACGCTGCTGTCGGCCATTGCCAGCGCCCTGCACACTAGCACCATGCCCATCACGGGACAGCTCTCGGCCGCCGTGGAGAAGAACCCTGGCGTATGGCTCAACACCACGCAGCCCCTGTGCAAAGCCTTCATGGTGACCGACGAGGACATCAG GAAGCAGGAAGAGCTGGTGCAGCAGGTGCGGAAGCGGCTGGAGGAGGCGCTGATGGCTGACATGCTGGCACACGTGGAGGAGCTGGCCCGTGACGGGGAGGCGCCGCTGGACAAGGCCTGCGCTGAGGACGACGACGAGgaagacgaggaggaggaggaggaggagcccgACCCGGACCCGGAGATGGAGCACGTCTAG